One Candidatus Dependentiae bacterium DNA window includes the following coding sequences:
- a CDS encoding beta-propeller fold lactonase family protein translates to MFPRFLTLLIMLLTSLISHPMCDPCNVRQSAYLPSNNNPISVAYSSNGCLAIANQGNNTVTIYSTNTTNCTPNNTQPITTLTFANGISSPVSVAFSSNGCLAVANQGNSTVTIYAVDANCTTSANPLATLNNATSGIDFPVSVAFSSNGCLAVANIGNNTVTIYAVNPNCTTSANPPAPLATLNNATSGINLPVSVAFSSNGCLAVANADNNTVTIYAVNPNCTTSANPPAPLATLNNATSGISSPRSVAFSSNGCLAVANADNNTVTIYAVDPNCTTSANPPAPLATLNNATSGISSPRSVAFSSNGCLAVANAANDTVTIYAVDANCTTSANPPAPLATLNNATSGISFPRSVAFSSNGCLSVANPGSTGTPGVLVFRSVIPNAPLLTQVTSICNGILNIVGSGAEANAIIQVFSNGNNTSIGTSTAAADGTFSFNTTTALADGTYTITLTQTNDVPCISAPSNALSVTINPNPTISIAANPLVITRGQTSTLTAVLASGTPPYSVAFSDGFVSPVSSNTTVTYAVSPVSTTTYSATLTDSLGCVSNPADSVTITVVNTTPTPTPTPSNLKVALYGPQCRKVTTCKPRITGRATPGATICLYANNKVIGSTKATSKGTFCIIPCKPLRKGCNTIIALARNGNVTVRSNKIQVLVKR, encoded by the coding sequence ATGTTTCCACGTTTTCTTACTCTACTTATAATGCTCCTAACATCCTTAATCTCCCATCCCATGTGCGACCCCTGTAATGTAAGGCAATCAGCATATTTGCCTAGCAATAACAATCCTATTTCAGTAGCCTATTCTTCTAATGGATGTCTTGCTATTGCTAATCAAGGCAATAATACAGTAACTATCTACTCAACAAATACAACAAATTGTACCCCTAATAATACACAACCTATAACTACACTAACTTTTGCTAATGGTATAAGCTCTCCTGTATCAGTAGCATTTTCCTCTAATGGATGCCTTGCTGTTGCTAATCAAGGTAATAGTACAGTAACTATTTACGCTGTGGACGCTAATTGTACCACTTCAGCTAATCCACTAGCTACTTTAAATAACGCTACAAGCGGTATAGACTTTCCTGTATCAGTAGCATTTTCATCTAATGGATGCCTTGCTGTTGCTAATATAGGTAATAATACAGTAACTATTTACGCTGTGAACCCTAATTGTACAACTTCAGCTAATCCACCAGCCCCACTAGCTACTTTAAATAACGCTACAAGTGGTATAAACCTTCCTGTATCAGTAGCATTTTCCTCTAATGGATGCCTTGCTGTTGCTAATGCAGATAATAATACAGTAACTATTTACGCTGTGAACCCTAATTGTACAACTTCAGCTAATCCACCAGCCCCACTAGCTACTTTAAATAACGCTACAAGCGGTATAAGCTCTCCTAGATCAGTAGCATTTTCCTCTAATGGCTGCCTTGCTGTTGCTAATGCAGATAATAATACAGTAACTATTTACGCTGTGGACCCTAATTGTACAACTTCAGCTAATCCACCAGCCCCACTAGCTACTTTAAATAACGCTACAAGCGGTATAAGCTCTCCTAGATCAGTAGCATTTTCATCTAATGGATGCCTTGCTGTGGCTAATGCAGCTAATGATACAGTAACTATTTACGCTGTGGACGCTAATTGTACAACTTCTGCTAATCCACCAGCCCCACTAGCTACTTTAAATAACGCTACAAGCGGTATAAGCTTTCCTAGATCAGTAGCCTTTTCCTCTAATGGATGCCTTTCTGTTGCTAATCCTGGTAGTACGGGAACACCTGGTGTATTAGTTTTCCGAAGTGTTATACCCAATGCACCTTTATTAACTCAGGTTACTTCTATCTGTAATGGCATTCTAAATATAGTAGGATCGGGAGCGGAAGCTAATGCAATAATACAAGTGTTTTCTAACGGTAATAATACCAGTATAGGTACTAGCACAGCTGCAGCTGATGGAACTTTTAGCTTTAACACAACTACTGCTTTAGCGGATGGCACTTATACTATTACATTAACACAAACTAACGATGTTCCATGTATAAGTGCACCCAGTAATGCTCTTTCTGTAACAATAAATCCTAATCCAACAATTAGCATTGCAGCAAATCCTTTGGTAATAACTAGGGGCCAAACCTCAACACTAACAGCGGTATTAGCTTCTGGTACACCGCCGTACTCAGTTGCTTTCTCGGATGGTTTTGTTTCTCCAGTAAGCTCAAATACAACGGTTACTTATGCAGTAAGTCCAGTAAGCACAACTACCTATTCTGCTACGCTTACTGACTCATTGGGATGTGTAAGCAATCCTGCTGATAGCGTTACTATAACTGTGGTTAATACAACACCAACACCAACGCCAACTCCAAGTAATTTAAAAGTTGCTTTATACGGGCCTCAATGTCGCAAAGTTACCACATGCAAGCCTAGAATAACAGGTAGAGCTACACCAGGGGCTACCATATGTTTATACGCTAATAATAAAGTTATAGGTAGTACTAAAGCAACTAGTAAAGGGACCTTTTGTATTATCCCTTGCAAGCCTTTAAGAAAGGGCTGTAATACTATTATCGCTCTTGCACGAAATGGAAACGTAACTGTAAGATCTAATAAAATTCAAGTGCTTGTCAAAAGATAA
- a CDS encoding sodium:alanine symporter family protein — protein sequence MELINKCSTLVELLNSYLGLPSLILFLGTGIILTFKTGFAQVRAFPRFWHLITHGLKKSDLDAKTINPFHALFSAMATTIGMGNIVGPSMAISVGGPGALFWLILYIFFGSVTKFTEVTFAVYSRQSTQKGDILGGPSQYLKLISPWVGNWYALLTIFLFTGWSSIQVNTLSCIWAQEGIPAWFSGLLAISLLLVVVLGGVKRIGFVASRIVPLKFLLYVGFALLILAQNPAAVWSAIKMVFTCAFTPGAACGGLTGITLLKVMREGIYKSIFITEAGVGTSSIPHALADVEYPTDQGILAMFSGIADMFLCSLSGLLTLVTGVWTAGKLDNTLIYQAFKMNSPVAGGQFVLIISILLFVLTALIGNTYNGSQSFATITGYRYVKTYYLIAAALAFSGAFVAVPFIWNIMDVVLVCVAVPNLIGILLLAFKYPQILKYR from the coding sequence ATGGAACTGATAAACAAATGTTCGACGCTTGTTGAACTGCTTAATTCTTATTTAGGATTGCCTTCGTTAATTTTATTTTTAGGTACCGGTATTATTTTAACTTTTAAGACTGGTTTTGCTCAAGTAAGAGCATTTCCACGTTTTTGGCATCTCATAACTCATGGTCTGAAAAAATCAGACTTAGATGCAAAAACTATTAATCCTTTCCATGCCTTGTTTAGTGCTATGGCTACTACTATTGGTATGGGAAATATTGTAGGCCCTTCTATGGCTATTAGTGTTGGTGGCCCTGGAGCTCTTTTTTGGCTTATTTTGTATATATTTTTTGGTTCAGTTACCAAATTTACCGAAGTAACCTTTGCTGTCTACTCTCGTCAGTCTACACAAAAAGGGGACATTTTAGGTGGGCCAAGTCAGTACCTTAAGCTTATTTCGCCTTGGGTTGGTAATTGGTATGCGCTGCTTACTATATTTTTATTTACTGGCTGGTCAAGCATTCAAGTTAATACACTATCATGTATATGGGCTCAAGAAGGAATACCTGCTTGGTTTAGTGGCCTGCTTGCTATAAGTTTATTGCTTGTGGTGGTGCTTGGTGGCGTTAAACGTATTGGCTTTGTAGCAAGTCGTATTGTACCGCTTAAATTTTTACTGTATGTAGGCTTTGCTCTTTTAATTTTAGCTCAGAATCCTGCAGCTGTGTGGTCTGCTATTAAAATGGTATTTACGTGCGCCTTTACGCCAGGAGCGGCATGTGGTGGCCTTACTGGTATTACGCTTCTAAAAGTAATGCGTGAAGGTATTTATAAGAGTATTTTTATAACCGAGGCTGGTGTAGGTACTTCTTCTATACCACACGCGCTTGCTGACGTTGAGTATCCAACTGATCAGGGTATACTCGCTATGTTTTCTGGTATAGCCGATATGTTTTTATGTTCTCTTTCAGGGTTACTTACTTTAGTAACGGGTGTGTGGACTGCAGGTAAGCTTGATAATACCCTTATTTACCAGGCTTTTAAAATGAATTCACCAGTTGCAGGTGGCCAATTTGTGTTGATTATTAGTATATTATTGTTTGTGCTTACCGCGCTTATTGGTAATACCTATAATGGTAGCCAAAGTTTTGCAACTATTACCGGTTACCGTTATGTGAAAACTTATTATTTGATAGCCGCTGCTCTAGCCTTTTCAGGTGCTTTTGTTGCTGTACCGTTTATTTGGAACATCATGGATGTAGTGCTTGTATGCGTTGCAGTACCTAACTTAATTGGTATCTTGCTATTAGCGTTTAAGTATCCACAAATATTAAAATATAGATAA